The genomic segment TAAAAGCTGTTCTAAATAAAATAAATAAATCATTAAGTACAAACATAAATGTTTCTATTACCGGAGAGACAGGCACCGGGAAAGAAATGGTGGCTAAGGCTATACATTATAACTCTGATAGAAAATACAAACCATTTGTAGCATTAAATATGGCGGCGATTCCAAAGGAATTGATCGAGAGCGAATTTTTTGGCCATGAAAAAGGAGCTTTCACTGGAGCTGATCAAAGATTGATCGGTAAATTTGAACAGGCTGATGGAGGAACAATTTTTCTTGATGAAATTGCTGAACTGGATTTAAATCTTCAGAGTAAATTACTTCGGGCATTGCAAGAACGAGAAGTTACAAGACTTGGAGGAAAAGGAGTTATTAAGTTTAATATCCGACTCATAATTGCCACTCATAAAGATTTAAAAGAAGAGGTAAAAAAAGGAACGTTTAGAGAAGATCTTTATTATAGGATTGTCGGACTTCCTATAGAATTGCCACCTTTAAGAGAAAGAGGTCACGATGTTTTACTTTTATCAAAGCATTTTATTGATCTTTTTACAAAAGAGAATAAATTGAAAACAATAAGTATTTCAAAAGAGGCTAAAGATAAATTACTCAAGCATAAATTTCCCGGAAATATAAGAGAGCTTAAATCGATCATTGATCTGGCTTGTGTAATGTGCGAAAACAATGAAATTTCTGTCGAGGATTTAACTTTTGACAGTATAATTGAAAATGATTTTTTCTTGTCTGAAGATAAAACGTTGAAAGAGTTTACATCTGAAATTATATTGCATTACTTAAAAAAGAATAATGATGATGTTATAAAAACAGCTAAACAATTAGACATCGGAAAATCTACGATTTACAACTTAATTCAATCAAGTCAAACTAAAAAAAAAGATTTAAATGAAAATAGCTACAATTTTATTTGAAAATAATTCTTTTGTACGAGAATTAAATAATGATAATTTAGATTTCGCTGATTTAGACTTAGTTTTAGGTTTTGGTTCAAGAGAGCTTTTATCAGACGAGAAGGTTTTTGATCAATTAAAAAATAAATTTCCGGCTTCACAATTGATTCTTTGTTCTTCAGCTGGCGAAATTTATGAAAATGAAGTTTTAGACAATACCATATCCCTTACTGCAATTAAATTTTCTTCAACTCTAATTAAAACTTACGAGGTTGATATAACTGCTTTTGAAAATAGTTTTCAGGCGGGATCTTCTCTAATTGGTAAATTTGATCAGGAAAATTTAAAATTAGTTCTAATACTATCAGATGGAGGAAAAGTAAATGGAAGTGAGTTAGTAAATGGAATGAATGCCGTAAAAAAAGAAGAGGTGTTAATTGTAGGAGGGCTTGCAGGTGATGGATCAAAGTTTGAAAAAACTATTGTAGGATTGAATAAAAGTCCAGAACAGGGCAAAATTATAGCTATTGGTTTTTATGGTGAAGAATTACTTGTATCTCATGGATCTTTAGGAGGATGGGAAAGTTTTGGATTAGAACGAATTGTAACCAAATCTGAAAGCAATGTTTTATATGAAATTGACGGAAGGAGTGTATTAGATCTGTATAAAATCTATTTAGGAAAATATGCAGAAGAATTACCGGGTTCTGCATTACTTTTCCCGCTGTCAATTAAGGTTGATGGAGTTGATGAACCAATTGTCAGAACCATTTTGTCGATAGATGAAGCCAATCAGACAATGACATTTGCAGGTGATGTGCCAAAAGGCAGTAAAGTACGTTTTATGAAAGCTAATTTTGACAGATTAATAGATGCGGCAAGTGAGGCAGCATCCTCTTGTTTAGAG from the uncultured Flavobacterium sp. genome contains:
- a CDS encoding FIST N-terminal domain-containing protein encodes the protein MKIATILFENNSFVRELNNDNLDFADLDLVLGFGSRELLSDEKVFDQLKNKFPASQLILCSSAGEIYENEVLDNTISLTAIKFSSTLIKTYEVDITAFENSFQAGSSLIGKFDQENLKLVLILSDGGKVNGSELVNGMNAVKKEEVLIVGGLAGDGSKFEKTIVGLNKSPEQGKIIAIGFYGEELLVSHGSLGGWESFGLERIVTKSESNVLYEIDGRSVLDLYKIYLGKYAEELPGSALLFPLSIKVDGVDEPIVRTILSIDEANQTMTFAGDVPKGSKVRFMKANFDRLIDAASEAASSCLEVNSFSPKLALLISCVGRKLILGSRIDEEVEAVSDIFGDKTILSGFYSYGEISPLKPFGECILHNQTMTITCINEIE
- a CDS encoding sigma-54 dependent transcriptional regulator, yielding MKPFKIFLVEDDPFFGETLKYHLKLNPDFEVFLFQTGKECLDNLFQNPNIICLDFGLPDINGDLLLKKIQLINNKIPIIVISGQEDIEVAVDFLKSGAKDYIVKNTYTKELLWNSIIKIRENLSLIDEVEELKEKLEQKFSFEKTILGQSEAIKAVLNKINKSLSTNINVSITGETGTGKEMVAKAIHYNSDRKYKPFVALNMAAIPKELIESEFFGHEKGAFTGADQRLIGKFEQADGGTIFLDEIAELDLNLQSKLLRALQEREVTRLGGKGVIKFNIRLIIATHKDLKEEVKKGTFREDLYYRIVGLPIELPPLRERGHDVLLLSKHFIDLFTKENKLKTISISKEAKDKLLKHKFPGNIRELKSIIDLACVMCENNEISVEDLTFDSIIENDFFLSEDKTLKEFTSEIILHYLKKNNDDVIKTAKQLDIGKSTIYNLIQSSQTKKKDLNENSYNFI